Proteins co-encoded in one Strix uralensis isolate ZFMK-TIS-50842 chromosome 2, bStrUra1, whole genome shotgun sequence genomic window:
- the NYX gene encoding nyctalopin isoform X1: MFAIILNVILWVPHVHAVWACVRSCPANCVCTQERSCSVLCNHAGLGQIPSKFPCEASYINLDKNSIKFLSERAFGTLPSLKSLSLNHNNISFITPGAFKGLPSLTELKMAHNEYIRYLHTRTFTALRRLVKLDLADCNLFNIPDRIFIELPALQELFFFQNNFRRIPGAIRGMENLTHVYLERNRIEAVAYNSLQGLTKLKYLNLQDNRINVIHERAFQGCQKMEYLYLNDNLISELPENSFDGLRCLKMLNLGGNFLRNVSNTWFRDLGELEVLYLDRNRINYIEEGAFENLTSLVALHLNSNNLTTLPFSVFQPVYFLGRLYLFRNPWECDCRIQWLKEWMENYRLVRDIPCASPSSVAGIDLMDVLYERSPEGYCLDPVELNVTSEGPTPSEEPWSTTESKFSSLISKLLLQMGLPEEVTNTTEVYSNATQLDGLMDGVSSGVGKDSIEAVFFSFYLPALFTVMVLQRK, encoded by the exons ATGTTTGCCATCATTTTAAATG TGATCCTCTGGGTCCCCCACGTCCATGCGGTGTGGGCCTGTGTGCGGTCTTGCCCTGCAAACTGCGTGTGCACTCAGGAGCGGAGCTGCTCTGTCCTCTGCAATCACGCTGGTCTGGGGCAGATCCCTAGCAAGTTCCCTTGTGAAGCCTCGTATATCAACCTGGACAAAAACAGTATCAAGTTCCTCTCTGAGAGGGCTTTTGGGACCTTGCCTTCCCTCAAATCCCTGTCGCTCAACCACAACAATATCTCCTTTATCACCCCGGGCGCTTTCAAGGGACTGCCCAGCTTGACCGAGCTGAAAATGGCCCACAATGAGTACATTCGCTATCTCCACACACGGACTTTCACTGCCCTCAGACGGCTGGTCAAGCTGGACCTGGCGGACTGCAATCTTTTCAATATCCCGGACAGGATTTTTATCgagctgcctgctctgcaggagCTCTTCTTCTTCCAGAACAACTTCCGGAGGATCCCAGGTGCCATCAGGGGCATGGAGAACCTGACCCACGTTTACCTGGAGAGAAACAGGATTGAAGCAGTAGCCTATAACTCCCTGCAGGGCCTGACCAAGCTGAAATACCTGAATCTGCAGGACAACAGGATAAATGTCATTCATGAACGAGCTTTTCAGGGCTGCCAGAAGATGGAGTATCTGTACCTGAATGACAATTTGATCAGCGAGCTTCCAGAAAACTCCTTTGATGGCCTGAGGTGCCTGAAGATGCTCAACTTGGGGGGAAATTTCCTCAGGAATGTTTCCAACACCTGGTTCAGGGACCTGGGGGAGCTGGAGGTCCTCTACCTGGACCGCAACAGGATCAACTACATTGAGGAAGGGGCTTTTGAAAACCTCACCAGCTTGGTTGCGTTACACTTGAACAGCAACAACCTGACGACGCTGCCCTTTTCTGTCTTCCAGCCGGTGTACTTCCTTGGGCGGCTGTACCTCTTCCGCAACCCCTGGGAATGCGACTGCCGCATCCAGTGGCTGAAGGAGTGGATGGAGAACTACAGGCTCGTCAGGGATATTCCCTGTGCCTCCCCCTCCTCAGTAGCTGGGATTGACCTGATGGACGTGCTTTATGAGAGATCACCAGAAGGTTACTGTCTTGACCCGGTGGAGCTAAATGTCACGTCCGAAGGTCCGACCCCAAGTGAAGAGCCTTGGTCTACCACAGAGAGCAAGTTCAGCAGCCTTATCTCCAAACTCTTGCTCCAGATGGGCCTTCCTGAAGAGGTGACAAACACCACTGAAGTCTACAGTAACGCTACGCAGCTGGATGGACTGATGGATGGGGTTTCTTCTGGGGTGGGGAAGGACAGTATTGAAGCTGTCTTCTTCTCTTTTTACCTCCCAGCACTTTTTACAGTGATGGTTTTGCAGCGCAAATAG
- the NYX gene encoding nyctalopin isoform X2, with amino-acid sequence MTEDETCLWSSCVFLDLSSSLARPEMPLVNNQMILWVPHVHAVWACVRSCPANCVCTQERSCSVLCNHAGLGQIPSKFPCEASYINLDKNSIKFLSERAFGTLPSLKSLSLNHNNISFITPGAFKGLPSLTELKMAHNEYIRYLHTRTFTALRRLVKLDLADCNLFNIPDRIFIELPALQELFFFQNNFRRIPGAIRGMENLTHVYLERNRIEAVAYNSLQGLTKLKYLNLQDNRINVIHERAFQGCQKMEYLYLNDNLISELPENSFDGLRCLKMLNLGGNFLRNVSNTWFRDLGELEVLYLDRNRINYIEEGAFENLTSLVALHLNSNNLTTLPFSVFQPVYFLGRLYLFRNPWECDCRIQWLKEWMENYRLVRDIPCASPSSVAGIDLMDVLYERSPEGYCLDPVELNVTSEGPTPSEEPWSTTESKFSSLISKLLLQMGLPEEVTNTTEVYSNATQLDGLMDGVSSGVGKDSIEAVFFSFYLPALFTVMVLQRK; translated from the exons ATGACAGAGGATGAAACCTGTCTCTGGTCTTCCTGTGTGTTTTTAGATCTCTCAAGTTCACTTGCCAGACCTGAAATGCCACTAGTGAATAATCAAA TGATCCTCTGGGTCCCCCACGTCCATGCGGTGTGGGCCTGTGTGCGGTCTTGCCCTGCAAACTGCGTGTGCACTCAGGAGCGGAGCTGCTCTGTCCTCTGCAATCACGCTGGTCTGGGGCAGATCCCTAGCAAGTTCCCTTGTGAAGCCTCGTATATCAACCTGGACAAAAACAGTATCAAGTTCCTCTCTGAGAGGGCTTTTGGGACCTTGCCTTCCCTCAAATCCCTGTCGCTCAACCACAACAATATCTCCTTTATCACCCCGGGCGCTTTCAAGGGACTGCCCAGCTTGACCGAGCTGAAAATGGCCCACAATGAGTACATTCGCTATCTCCACACACGGACTTTCACTGCCCTCAGACGGCTGGTCAAGCTGGACCTGGCGGACTGCAATCTTTTCAATATCCCGGACAGGATTTTTATCgagctgcctgctctgcaggagCTCTTCTTCTTCCAGAACAACTTCCGGAGGATCCCAGGTGCCATCAGGGGCATGGAGAACCTGACCCACGTTTACCTGGAGAGAAACAGGATTGAAGCAGTAGCCTATAACTCCCTGCAGGGCCTGACCAAGCTGAAATACCTGAATCTGCAGGACAACAGGATAAATGTCATTCATGAACGAGCTTTTCAGGGCTGCCAGAAGATGGAGTATCTGTACCTGAATGACAATTTGATCAGCGAGCTTCCAGAAAACTCCTTTGATGGCCTGAGGTGCCTGAAGATGCTCAACTTGGGGGGAAATTTCCTCAGGAATGTTTCCAACACCTGGTTCAGGGACCTGGGGGAGCTGGAGGTCCTCTACCTGGACCGCAACAGGATCAACTACATTGAGGAAGGGGCTTTTGAAAACCTCACCAGCTTGGTTGCGTTACACTTGAACAGCAACAACCTGACGACGCTGCCCTTTTCTGTCTTCCAGCCGGTGTACTTCCTTGGGCGGCTGTACCTCTTCCGCAACCCCTGGGAATGCGACTGCCGCATCCAGTGGCTGAAGGAGTGGATGGAGAACTACAGGCTCGTCAGGGATATTCCCTGTGCCTCCCCCTCCTCAGTAGCTGGGATTGACCTGATGGACGTGCTTTATGAGAGATCACCAGAAGGTTACTGTCTTGACCCGGTGGAGCTAAATGTCACGTCCGAAGGTCCGACCCCAAGTGAAGAGCCTTGGTCTACCACAGAGAGCAAGTTCAGCAGCCTTATCTCCAAACTCTTGCTCCAGATGGGCCTTCCTGAAGAGGTGACAAACACCACTGAAGTCTACAGTAACGCTACGCAGCTGGATGGACTGATGGATGGGGTTTCTTCTGGGGTGGGGAAGGACAGTATTGAAGCTGTCTTCTTCTCTTTTTACCTCCCAGCACTTTTTACAGTGATGGTTTTGCAGCGCAAATAG